ACCTCGTCTACAGCCCCAAGGGTGGCATCGAGGGCGTGCTCATCGACACCGACGGCGTGACCACGCAGTTCGTGTTCGATCGCCATGACGAGGCGGCAGCCGCCGCCTTCGCCGGCCTGCGCCCGGGCCAGGCGCTGGTGATCGAGGGCGCCGAGCAGGGCCCGTCGCCCAAGGGCGATGCGGCGCACACCGTCTACCGGTTCGAGCGGCTGGACTCGGTCGACGGCCAGGCGCCGGAGGCTGCATCGGCCAGCCAGGAGATCGCCGGCACCGTGGTGCGCCTGAACTACGCGCGGCACGGCGAAGCGAACGGCGTCGTGCTCGACACCGGCGACTTCGTCCACACGAAGCCGGACGGCCTCGCGCGCCTGGGACTGAAGATCGGCGACAAGGTGCGTGCCGAAGGCCGCACCCAGCCGCTCGCGACCGGTGGCGGGCAGGTGGTCGAGGCGGTCCGGGTCAATGGCCGGCGCGTGGCACAAGCCGAAGCGGCCTGAGCGACCGGTGGGCGCGCAGCTTGCGGGGTGACGAGGCTGCACGGAAAATCCGCGGCAGCCATGCACACCACGTCCACCCTTTCCCTGCGCGACTACGGCAGCTCGCGCGGCAGCCATGCGCACGACCACTTCCAGGTGCTGGTCGGCCTGGATGGCGTGCTGGAGATCGAGGTCGAAGGCCGTGGTGCGGGCATCGGTGCGGGTGAAGCGCAGGTGGTCGCGCCGGGCGATCGCCACGACTTCGAGGCGCGCGGCCACCACGGCAGCGTATGCCTCGTGCTCGACACCACGCATGCGCCGTGGGCCCGCTGCGCCGAGCGCGCACCGGCCGACGTGCCGCAACTGCACGCGCTGGCACGCTATCTCGCGCATTGCATGAAGCAGCCGCAGCACGCCGCGCTCGCGCTGCAGCACGGCCCCGCGCTGTTGCTGGAAGCCTGGAGCCCCGCGCCTTCATCGTCGATGACAGACACGCGCCGTCGCCGTATCGACTGGCGGGCGCTCGCCGCATGGGCCCGTGCGCGCTGGCACGCGCCGTTGACCGTTTCCGATCTGGCCGAGGTCGCCTGCCTGAGCGCAAGCCAGTTCGCGCAGCGCTGCCGCGAGGAGCAAGGTGTGAGCGCAATGCACTGGCTCCGCGCGCTGCGGCTGGCGCATGCGCGCGAGCTGCGACTGGATGGTCTGAGCGTGGCGGAAACGGCGCGCCGCACGGGCTACCGCTCGCCGTCGGCGCTCACAGCCGCGCTGCGGCGCCGCAACGCCTGACGACCAGACCGTCGCCACGCGACGACCGACCGGCGTTGCGCGACGACCGCATCGCGTAGCCTCGCCGGTCTTATGTCTTCCACCGTCTACGCCCTGCTCGCCATCGCGCTCTGGACCTCCCTGGCCTCGCTGGGCACGCTCCTGTCGCACCTGCCGCCGTTTTTGCTCACCGGGCTCGCACTCATCATCGGCAGCGTGCCAAGCTGGCCGCTGGTGCTGCGCGACCGCCGCGCCTGGAAGGTGCCGCCGCGCACGCTGGCCCTGGGCATCTACGGCCTGTTCGGCTACCACTTCCTGCTGTTCATCGCGCTGCGGCATGCGCCGCCGGTCGAAGCCAATCTCGTCAACTACCTGTGGCCGCTGCTCATGGTGGTGCTGGCGCCGGTGCTGCTGCCGGGCGTGTCGCTGCGGCCGCTGCATGTGGTCGCGGCGCTGCTCGGGTTCGCGGGGGCGGCGATGGCGATCCTCGGTGCGCGCGGCGGCGCGGCCCCGGCTTCGGGCGCGGCCGCGGGGTACTGGGGCTTCCTCCCTGCGCTGGGCTCGGCCTTCATCTGGGCGAGCTACTCGCTGTGGACGAAGCGGGTGGCGGCGTTTCCGACCTCGGCGATCGGACTGTTCGGGCTGGTCTCGGGCGCGCTGTCGCTGATCTGTCACGCGCTGCTGGAGCCCTCGGTGGCGCTGTCGGCCCGCGACTGGCTGCTGGTCGCGCTCTGCGGCCTCGGCCCGCTCGGTGCGGCCTTCTTCGTCTGGGACATGGCGCTCAAGCGCGGCGACGCGCGGCAGATCGGCATCCTGAGCTACATCACGCCGCTGGCGTCCACGTCGCTGTTGCTGGCCGTGACCGGCCGCCCGCTCACCTGGAGCATCGCGCTTGCCGCGGCGCTGATCATCGCGGCCGCGGTGATGGGCACGCGCGCCCGTTGAACGAATGCACGAATGAACGAATCACGCCCGTGTCCGACGGATCGGCGCGCTTTTTCTGGCTAGAGTGGAGGCTCAGGAAAAAAAGGAGCCGAACCCATGGACGACAAGAACAAGAACGACAACTTCGAAATCACGCCCAAGCTGGTGTTCGACCTGAACTTGGCGCTGTACTTGGACCTGGTGGCCGCGCTCGAAGGCGCCGGCGCCATCACCTACCGGCAGATGGCCGCCCGGGTGCTCAACATCAGCATGGACGCCCGTGCCGACGGGGAGGCCGGCCTCTCGACGGCGCTGGAAGGCATTGCCAAAGGCTTCGCGGGCCACGGCGATGGCTTGTCGATCGAACTGCTGAAGGCCGCACGCGGCCTGCGCGAGGACGACGCGATGGGCGACATCCCGATGCGCCCCGCCGACTGAGTCTGGCTACTTACTTGTAGTCGAGCGTGAAGGTCGCCGTGCCGTTGGCACGGCCCGGCGTCACCTTGTCGCCGGTCTGGAAATAGCGCGCGGTGTAGGGCAGCACATAGGAGCCGTCCATCGACGGTCCCACCAATGCCTCTTCACCGAATTTCACCGGTACGGTCTTGTCGTTCACCACCTGGATGCCCACGCCGGTGGCGGTGGTCGAACCGGCTTGCGTGATCTTCAGCACGCCCTGTTCGTTCGACGGGTCCTGCGTCGCGTCCATGCGCAGGTAGACCGTGTTCTGCGCGTTCTGCCCGGCCTTGCAGTTGAGCTTGATGTTGAACTTGCGGTCGCCCGTGGTGGTGCCCCTGCCCTTGAAGTTGCTCTGCGGCACCTTGCCGAATTCCACAAGGATGTTGCGCGAGCCTAAGTCCACCGAGCAAGAGGGCGTGATGATGGTGATGCCCTCGCCCAGCAGATTTGTCGTGAGCACCGACTTGCTGTCCGCCACGCTGTAGTACTGGGTGTAGGTGCCCTGCGCGAGCGGGCCGTTGCCCGTCACGGTCGCGATCTTGAACAGCTCGACCTGAAAACGCGACGCTGCATTGAAGTCGCCGAAATCGCTGGTGGTCGAGCGGTCGTGCGGGTAGTAGCTGACCTCGGTGTCGCTGAAGTAGCGCGACAGGCGGATGCCCACGCCGGGCACCGCGGTGGTGAACACGTGGTCATAGCCCGGCACCGCGGTGCCCTGCAGCATCACGCCCTTCACATTGCCCCCGCCCACGCAGGTCCACGGTTTGTTGATGACGGACGAAGGCAGCGGGAAGAGCTGCGACTTGAACATCGTGCCCACCGCGGCATCGTTCGGAATGAGGACGCGGCCCATCGCCATGTTGACGGTCTTCTCGACATAGCCCGGCGTGACGGTGCACGCGGCCCACGCGCCCTGTGCGCCGAGCAACATCACGAGGGCCGGTACGGCGAAGCGCACGGAACGGCGGAATGGATGGCTGCGGTTCATTCCGCTCCCTTCGGTTGCACATCGACCGGCGCAGCAGCGGCGCATTGGCCGTTCAGCTCGCGGATCGGCGGCGGGTTCTTTTCATCGGGCAGGCTGTAGGGCACGACGCATTGGTCGGCCTTGTCCTGGCCCCAGCGCACGGTCAACTGGCCGCTGCTGCCCGCGCCGGTCACGAAGGCCTGGCCGTCGGGGCCGACGATGCCGACCTCCTGGCCCGCCTCGTTCTCGATCTTCGAGCCGAGCGGCAGCATGCGGCCCTTGCGGTCGGTGAGCACCATCAGCAGGCGGAAGCCCACCGAGGTCTCGAACTTCGCGACCACCACGGCGCCGCGCGTGGGCACCACCTCGGTGGCGGCGTTCTTCACTTCCACCGTGTCGCCGAGGTCGCCGGTGCGGATGGCCAGGCGGTTCAGGCGATAAGGCGTGAGGTTGGGAATGATCGCGTTGCCGGCCCAGTCGGTCGCCACGCCAGGCTGCGACTCGAAGCCCACGCCGGAGGCCTTGGGCGCCTGCACCAGCGCGATGGTCTCGCCCAGCGGCTGCGACATCGTGACGCCGCCGCCATGGATCAACACACCGCCGGACACACCGAAGGTGCTCTGGCCATAACCGCGGCCCTGCGAATGGCCGACGTCGAAGCGACCGACCTGCGACAGGTAGCTCGCACTTGCACTGCCGCTGCTGCCGCCGCCCTGGTTCGCGGCGCCGGCGGTCACGTTGTAGGTCAGGCGGCTGTCGTCGAAGGCCGAGCCGTAGACGCTGGCCTGCTGGTTGACGCGGCCGGTGCTGTCGCGGGTGACGGCGTACTGCGCGCTGGCGCGGGTATCGCCGAGCGGAATGCTCAGCGTGAACATCACCTGTCGCACGGCCGGCCGGTTCAGGCTGGTGGTGTAGTTGTAGAAGACGCTGTAGCCGAACTGCTTGTAGTTGCCCGAATAGCCCAGCTGCACCAGCCGGTCCTTCGCACTGGTGCCCCAGTAGCTCTGCTGGCGCGCCGACGCGAACACCGTGCCCAGGTCGCCGACCTGCTGCGAGACCTCGAAGCGCACTTCGTTGCGACGGCTGTTGAAGGACTCGAAGGGCCGCAGGTCCTGCATCTGCACCGCCTCCTGGAAGGTGCGATAGCCGCTGGTCGAGTAGCGGTAGCCCGCCACGCGGAAGTTGGTGCCCGAGGTGAGGAAAGCCTTCGAATAAAGGAAGCGCACCGACTGGCCGTCGTAGGTCTTCACGCCATTGATCGGCGTGCGGTCGGTGGTGCGTGCGCTCGACAGGTCGACCGACACCGCGCCGAAATCGCGCAGGTTCTTGCCCACGCCCGCGAGCAGCGACTGGTACATGTTCGCCATCAGGAGGCCGCCGTAGATCGAGAACTCGTTGCCCAGCCCGCGCGCCAGCGTCGCCTGCATGAAGACCGGCTGCGAGAGCGACGACCGAATGCCCAGCACGCTGCTGCCGTCGAAACCGTTGCGGTACTTGCCGACAGTGGCCGAATAGCGCCAGGTGCCTTCGCGCAGCAGCGTGGGCACGGCCGAGAAGGCCTGCGTGTATTTCGTTTGGCGGCCGTCGGCTTCGGCGATGGTCACTTCCAGGTCGCCGCTCGATGAGGTGGGATACAGGTCGTCGATCACGAACGGCCCCGGCGCCACGAAGGTGCTGTAGATGACGTAGCCGTTCTGGCGCACGGTGACGCGTGCGTTGGTCTGCGCCACGCCGCGGATGGTGGGTGCGTAGCCCTGCTGGCTGTCGGGCAGCATCGCGTCGTCGGAGGACAGCTGCACGCCGCGGAACGGCAGGCTGTCGAAGAAGTTGCCCGGCGTGTTGCCGTCGCCGATCAGGAGGCGTCCGTTGATTGAGGCGATGTCGCGCTGCATGTAGGTGTTGATGCCCTGCCAGCGGCTCTTGCCGTCGATGCCCCGGTTGTAGGTCGAGAAATGGCGAAAACGCCAGTCGCCGTAGTTGAAGCCGGCACGCAGGCCCGCGAACAGGGTGTTGCGCTGCAAGGTCCTGTCGCGCTCGGCGAAGGGGTTGCCGTCGAACACGTTCTGCGGCGGCGCGAAGGGGTTGGTGTCGTTGCGGTAGTTGCTGCCGCTGTAGCGCGCGAAATTGAGCTGGTAGTCCAGCATGCCGGCGGTGATGCCCTGGTCCCACTTCTCGGGCCCGACCGCGCCGCGCGCCGAGCGCTTGAGCGCCGCCTGCGGAATGCTCACGAACAGGCGCTGCTTGCCGGCGTCGTAGGTCACGGCCGCATCGGGAATGACCTTGGTCAGCTCGATGCAGGCCTCGTCCGCGGCGCTCGCGAGTTCGGGGAACACCGCCACGTTGACACCCCACGCGTCGAGCATGCCGCGCGTGAGACAGGGCTCGGCATCGCTCTTTCCTTCCTTGGCGGCGAAGCGGATCTCGGTCTGTCCCGCGCCGCGCTCGTTGAGCGACACGTCGACCATGTACTTGCCCGCGAGCACGCGGTTGCCGAAGGAGAAGAGCGAGAGGTCCGCGTGCGGCTGGTCGCCGCCGATGCCGAGGAATTCCTCGTTGAAGCTGGAGCCGGCCAGCTGCTGCGGCTTCTCCTGCGCATGGCCGGGCGCGCCGAGCGTGCCCAGCAGGGCGGCGCACAGGGTCAGCCGGAACGGTGCGCAAAGAGCAGGTGAACGGCGCATGGCGATTCGTCTCTTGCGTCTCAGCGCTTGGCGCCGTCGGCGGAAGGCACGGGCGGCGGGACCAGCTCGGCCTTCACGGCCACGGGCTCCGCGCCAGCCGGCACCTGCACGCGCTCTTCAGGCGTCTCGCCGCCGTAGTCGTTGAGCGTGGTGTAGTTGACCTGGACGGCCTGCGGCGCTTTCACCGTGGTCAGCGGATAGCTCATCTCCCCGAACGGCGGCACCATGTCGGCGTTGATCAGCTGCTGGCCGCTGTTGATGTTCAGCGCGGTGAAGGTCACGTGATAAGGCGTGGGGTTGCCGACCTTGAGCACAGCGCCCTGCCCTTCGGCGCCCGCGCTCACCGCCCACTTGAGCTGGCCGCGCGATTCCTCGGACTTGCCCGCCAGCTTCGAAGGCCGGTAGAACAGCTTGATGCGGCTGCGCACCGCGATCTGCAGCACGTTCTCTTCCTTCGACTTCTCGGGAATCTCCTTGACGTTCAGCCAGAAGACCGATTCGCGGTCGGCCGGCAGATCGCCCTGCACACGCATGATGCGCAGGATGTTTTCCATGCCCGGGTCGAGCCGCGACAACGGCGGCGTGACGAGCAGGGGGGTCTTGTTCTTGCCTTCGCCGGCGTCGATCCACGACTGGACCACGTAGGGCGAGGTGCCGGTGTTCTTCACCGGAATGGAGGCTTCGCGGTCCCTCTCGCCGAGGATCACGCGGGTGCCGCCGAGCATCACGCCCGCGCCGGCCAGCCCCTGGAGGCCCAGCATCAGCAGGATGGCGAAAACCCAGCGGAAGCGATGGTTGCTGCACATAAAAAAAGAATCCTTGGGCGCGGGTAAGACGCATGGAACACGCGCACCCCAGCACGGCGGTGCGCATCGGGGCACCGTCGGAAAAAGGCGAAAAAAGAAAGAAATGCCGGCGCCGATGGGACGCGGAAGTCCGGCCGCGGCGCAGGCATGGGCGGCATCGCCGGCCGGCCCGGAGCGGCTGTGCGCCCCGGCTGGCCGCGGCAATGCCGCGGACGCTACTTACTTGTAGGCAACCGTGAACTGCGCGACCGCGTTGGCCGGGCCAACCGTCACGGCCGTTTTGGTTGCAATGTAGGCTGCCTGGAACTTCAGCGAGTTGTCGCCCAGACCCAGGATGTATTCACCCGAACTGCCCGTGTTCAAGGCGATCTTGGCGCCGGTGGAATCACCGAGTTCGATAGCAACACCCGAGGCCGCGCCCACGCCGACCTGACCGGCGTTGGCCAGACGCAGGAGAGTGGCGTCGGTGTCGCCAACGCCCGAGAAGCTGACGGTGGCACCCGTCGCCGATGCGCCGCAGCCCAGCAGGTCGATGGTGAACTTGGCTGGCGTGGCCTTCTTGCCGATCGAAGCGGTGCCAGCGGTTCCACCGTCGAACGCGGTGCGCGAGACCTTGCCGAGCGGCACGGTCAGGTTCTGGCTGTTGGGCGAGATCGAGCAAGGTGCGTCGACGATTTCACCGGTGAAATTGATCGTGCCGTCAGCCGCGAAAGCGCCTTGAGACAGCACGCCGGCCACGGCCAGCGATGCGAACTTGATGAGTACAGACTTTTGCATTTTGTGTTCCCTGAGGAGATGAAATAACTGAATTGCAACCTGCCTTATGCAGGGCAGGCCGCAGTCTAGTTACCCGATGACGCAAAATGGGCTGTTGTTATCGTCAGTTCACTGTAGTTAACAGTTCTATTCAATTGTCCGTGACATAGGCACGAGCGTTAACAAGTCGATACTAGTCCGTAGCGATTTGCAGAATCAGTTTGCCAAAGTTTTCACCGCTGAACAGTTTGTTGAGCGCTTCCGGGAAGGTATCGATCCCCGAAACCACGTCTTCCTTGCTCTTCATGCGGCCATCTTTCAGGTATCCGGCAAGTTCCGCGATGGCAATGGGATACCGGTCGGCGTAGTCGAACACCACGATGCCCTCCATCCGCGCGCGGTTCACCAGCAGGCTCAGGTAGTTCTTCGGGCCGGCGCCCGGCATGCTGTTGGCGTTGTTGTATTGGCTGATCGCGCCGCAGATGATCACGCGGGCCTTGCGCGCGAGCCGCGCCAGCACCGCGTCGAGGATCTCGCCGCCGACGTTGTCGAAGTAGATGTCCACGCCCTTCGGGCAATGCGTCTTGAGCCCTTCGCGCACCGCACTGGCGCCGGCCTTGTAGTCGATGCAGGCGTCGAAGCCCAGCTCCTTGACCACCCAGTCGCACTTGGCGGCGCCGCCGGCAATGCCGACCACGCGACAGCCCTTGATCTTGGCGAGCTGCCCCACCGTCTGGCCGACTGCGCCGGCCGCGCCGGAGATGACGACCGTTTCGCCCGCCTTGGGCTGGCCCACGTCCATCAGGCCGAAGTAGCCGGTCATGCCGGGCATGCCCAGCACGTTGAGCCACTGCGTGATCGTGCCCACGCGCAGGTCGATCTTGACCAGGCCGTTGCGCTTGACCTGGTCTTCGGGGATCAGGATGTATTCCTGCACGCCCAGCGTGCCGTAGACCGTGTCGCCGACCGTGAACTGCGGGTTCTTCGAGGCGATGACCCGGCCGACGCCGCCCGCGCGCATCACCTCGTCGATGGCCACGGGCGCGATGTAGCTCTTGGCATCGTTGAGCCAGCCGCGCATGGCGGGGTCGAGCGACAGCGACAGCGTCTTGACCAGCACCCCGCCCTCGGCCGGCTCGCCGACGGGCTCGGTGGTGAACTTCCAATTCTCGCGGGTGACCGTGCCTTCGGGGCGTTTGGCGAGGCGGACCTGGTGGTTGGTGAGTGAGCTGCTCATGGTGTCTCCTTGATTGATGGACGCGGGGACCTGGGTTGGAGGCGCATCCTAGCCGCGCCCATCGCGCCCGCTGGTAGCGCAGGCGACAGGGCCCACACCAGGGAGAAACTCAGATCCGCACGACGATCTGCAGGCCGGGATTCGCGTTGCGCACGGTCAGCGAGCCCCCGTGCGCCTCGGCGACCAGCCGGCACAGGTACATGCCCAGCCCGACGCCGCCGGTGGCCCGCGCCCGTGCGCCGTCGGTGCGATAGAAGGGCTCGGTCAGCCGCCCGAGCTGGGCTTCGTCGACACCCGGACCGTAGTCGCGCACCTCGAGCTCGATACCCTGCACCTGGCCGTCCACCACCGCGCGCAGCGACACGCACGGCGGCCGGGGCGCCTCGGTGCTGTAGCGCATGGCGTTGTCCAGCAGGTTGCGCACCAGGAGGCGGACGCGCATGCGGTCGATCGAATGCGGCGGCAGGCCTTCGGCCAGGTCGAGGTGCACCTTCTCTGCGCCGGGCATCTCGGCCACGATCTGGCGTACCAGCACCGCCAGGTCGACCGGCTCGCGCTGCAGCGCCGCATGCGGGCTCGCCAGGCGTTCGCTCTCGAGCAGGTCGCTGATCAGGTCGCGCATTTCGTTCAGATCGCGCAGCAGCGCCTCGCGCTCGGCCTGGCCCTCGGGCGTGGCGGGCAGCAGCTCGGCGTTGAGCCGGGCGCGCGTGAGCGGCGAGCGCAGCTCATGACTCAATGCCAGCAGCAAGCCACGCTTGGCATCGAGCATCGCCTGGATGTCGTCGGCCATGGTGTTGATGCGCTGCGCGAGGTCGCCCAGGTCGTCGTTGCGGCGCACCGGAATCGGCTCGGTGAACTCGCCCCGGCCGAAGCGCTGCGCGCCTTCGCGGATGTCGATCAGCGGCCGCAGCAGCCGGCTCACATAGGCATAGCCCAGCAGCACGCACGACAGCAGCAGGCCCAGCGTGGCCCAGCCGGTCGCGCGCGGCGCGAGCTGCCAGAGCTTGGGCGCCCAGCCGAAGATGACGCGGTGACCGTCGGCCGTCGGACGGATGAACCACTTGTCGCCGCCGAACACATCCTCGCGGTCGTGCATCCAGCCGCCGGGGCTGTGCGACCCGCCCGGGTTGGAATCCCAGTTGACCGTGGGGCCGACGATGCGGATCGTGATCGGCAGCCGGGCCACCAGCGCCTGCGCGCGCGTCACGTCGGGCGGCGTGCCGATCTCGGCGACGAGCCGGTCGGCGTAGTCCACCAGCATCGGCTTGGCGGCCTCGGCCCAGCCGGTGGAAAACGCCTTCTTCATGCCGCCCATGAAGACGCCGGCCATCACCAGCGCGAGCAGCACGAACATCATCACGAGACGGATGCGCAGCGACCGGCGCCAGCGGCGCTTGCCCTGCACCTTCTCGTGCCACTGGGCGTGCCATTGCTTGCGCATTTCGGCACGGCGGCAGGCCATCTCGCGCCACGCTTCCCGGTGGTCCCGTCCGCCGAACCTCATGCAGGCTCGCTGCGTGCGACGGCCAGCGCATAGCCGGCATTGCGCAGCGTCTTGATGCAGTCCAGCGGCTCCAGCTTCTTGCGCAGGCGGCTCACCACGATGTCGACCGCGCGGGTGTAGAGCTCGGCCTCATGGCCGCGCAGGCGGTTCAAGATGTCGTCGCGGCTGAAGACCTTGCCGGGCTCGGCCGCCAGCAGCGCAAGCAATTCGAACTCGGTGCCGGTGAGCTCGACGCGCTCGCCCTGGCGCAGCACCTGGCGCCGGTCGAGATCGATCGAGAGGCCGTCGAACACGCGCAGCTGCGTGCCGTTGTTGCCGCCATTGCCGTTCGCCATGGCCGGCGTGCTGCGCTGGCGCCGCAGGATGGTCTGCACCCGCGCCACCAGTTCGCGCGGTTCGAAGGGCTTGGGCACGTAGTCGTCGGCGCCCAGCTCCAGGCCGACCACGCGGTCCATCACCTCGCCGCGGGCGGTGAGCATGACGATGGGGATGTCGCTCTCCTTGCGGATCTCGCGGCACAGCGCGAAGCCGTCCATCTCGGGCAGCATCACGTCGAGGATGGCCGCGTCGTACTGTCCGGCGCGCAGCTTGGCGAGGCCTTCGCTCGGGCGCACGGCGCTCTCGAGCGTGCAGCCGAAGCGGGCGAAGTAGGTGGTCAGCGGCGCGGCGAGGTGTTCGTCGTCGTCGATCAGCAGGATGCGCGGCATGGCGGGATTGTGCCTCCTGGCAAACATGTGGCGAATGACTTCGCTGGCCATCAGACCGGTCGGCATCGCACCGCCATGGTCAGGCCTGTCACGAGCGTTGCGAGCAGCAGCGCGTGAAAGACGACGTCGGACATCGTGTGCGGACCGATGCCGAGCACGATGGTGAAAAGGCCGACCAGCGTGCCGACGAGCGCGAAGCCCTGGCCGAAGATCGCTGCCGGGCGCGCGTGCGCGGGGCGCAGCCAGGTCTCGACCGAGGCGAGCACCAGCACGGTGGCGATCACCGCCTCGGCGATGCGGGCCTGCGGATGGGCATGGCCCGGCACGAGCAGGCCGGCGTGCACCGTCGATGCGACGCCGAGCGCGAGCGCCTCGACCAGCATCCAGGCGCGCGCGACCTGAGGGCGCAGCACGGGAGCGGGGTCGTTCATCCTCACCATGGATCGGCGCGGCCGACGCGGCCCAGGTGCGTGAGGCCGAAGCCCGAGGCGTACTTGAGCCCGTAGCCGAGCGCGCGGTCCAGGCCGATGTGGGTCAGCCAGATCAGCGCGCCGGCCACGGCCCACGGCATCGCCGCGAGCACGCCGAGCACCAGCAGCGCGACAGGACCGATGTACGAATGCGCCGCGTTGTAGAGCGCCGCGCCCGCGCGAGGGCCCGCGAGGTAGCCGAGCAGCGACAGGTCGGGCATGAGCAGCCACAGCGCGAACACGCCCCAGCCGAGGCCGAACTGCGTGTAAGCCGCCAGCGCCGCGGCCAGCACGACGGCGCCTTCGAGGCGCAGCAGCGTGCGAACGCCGCCCGCCGCTGCGTTGGGCGTGTCAGCCGCGGGCGCGGCCCGTGTCGCCCATGCCACAGCCGCCGAAGCACGCTGCGTCATGAGTCCGTGCGCGGAGACAGACTCAGCCACGGTGGCTCCAGCGACGTCCGCCACGGTCCATGAAGTCGCGGACCTTTTGCTGTTGGGCGGCGTTCAGGCTGTCGAAGAAGTCGGCGGCGGCGGCGATGATTTCAGGGCTGCCATTGCGTACCGCGGTGGTCTTCTCGTCGATGAGCCGCGTGGCACCGGCCTGGTCGAGCTTGTTGCCCGCGAACAGCGCCTTGAACTGCGAGCGCGGATCGCCCGAGCCGCCCGCGCCACGCAAGGCTTCGCGCTGCGCCTGCAGCTTCTCGGCCAGCACGGTGAGCTTCTGCTTTTGCGCGGTGTCGAGTTCGAGCTTGCTGCCCACGCGCTCGACCATCTTGCTGCGGAACTCGGCGCTGTCGCCGCCCCAGCCGTGACGTTGACCTGCACAGCCGGCGATGCTGCCAGCCACCATCGCCGCGCCGGCGAAACCGAAGAGAGTGCGCTTGATCCAGTGTTTCATGAGACGTCCTTGTGTTGTCGGAAGAAGAGGAAGCTCGATGGTGCAATTGGCGCGCTCCGAAGTCCTCTCACCGCGGTTTCGGCGTGTTTCGTTTTATTGCGACGTACGAGGCAGCAACGCGAGGCGCTGTTGCTCAGAGCTTGCTGCTGTTGCTGCGCGCGGCTTCGGCGCGGGCATCGACGGGGTTCTGCATCGTCGAGATGACCTTGCTGTTCACGCGCGAGCCCGAGGTCACGTTCTGGTCGGGAGCGGCGGCGGTGCGCACGGCTTCGGCCACGACGCGGGCGCGTTCGGTCGAGACCGCCACGGTTTCAGGGCCGCGCGAACCGCGCACGATGTTCTGGTTGGGGGCCGATGCGGTGCGCACGGCTTCGGCGCTGACCTCGGCGCGGCTCATGGCCGAGACGGCGGGCTGCACGCCCTGGTAGC
This region of Variovorax sp. RKNM96 genomic DNA includes:
- a CDS encoding AraC family transcriptional regulator; its protein translation is MHTTSTLSLRDYGSSRGSHAHDHFQVLVGLDGVLEIEVEGRGAGIGAGEAQVVAPGDRHDFEARGHHGSVCLVLDTTHAPWARCAERAPADVPQLHALARYLAHCMKQPQHAALALQHGPALLLEAWSPAPSSSMTDTRRRRIDWRALAAWARARWHAPLTVSDLAEVACLSASQFAQRCREEQGVSAMHWLRALRLAHARELRLDGLSVAETARRTGYRSPSALTAALRRRNA
- a CDS encoding DMT family transporter, producing MSSTVYALLAIALWTSLASLGTLLSHLPPFLLTGLALIIGSVPSWPLVLRDRRAWKVPPRTLALGIYGLFGYHFLLFIALRHAPPVEANLVNYLWPLLMVVLAPVLLPGVSLRPLHVVAALLGFAGAAMAILGARGGAAPASGAAAGYWGFLPALGSAFIWASYSLWTKRVAAFPTSAIGLFGLVSGALSLICHALLEPSVALSARDWLLVALCGLGPLGAAFFVWDMALKRGDARQIGILSYITPLASTSLLLAVTGRPLTWSIALAAALIIAAAVMGTRAR
- a CDS encoding fimbrial protein translates to MNRSHPFRRSVRFAVPALVMLLGAQGAWAACTVTPGYVEKTVNMAMGRVLIPNDAAVGTMFKSQLFPLPSSVINKPWTCVGGGNVKGVMLQGTAVPGYDHVFTTAVPGVGIRLSRYFSDTEVSYYPHDRSTTSDFGDFNAASRFQVELFKIATVTGNGPLAQGTYTQYYSVADSKSVLTTNLLGEGITIITPSCSVDLGSRNILVEFGKVPQSNFKGRGTTTGDRKFNIKLNCKAGQNAQNTVYLRMDATQDPSNEQGVLKITQAGSTTATGVGIQVVNDKTVPVKFGEEALVGPSMDGSYVLPYTARYFQTGDKVTPGRANGTATFTLDYK
- a CDS encoding fimbria/pilus outer membrane usher protein, whose product is MRRSPALCAPFRLTLCAALLGTLGAPGHAQEKPQQLAGSSFNEEFLGIGGDQPHADLSLFSFGNRVLAGKYMVDVSLNERGAGQTEIRFAAKEGKSDAEPCLTRGMLDAWGVNVAVFPELASAADEACIELTKVIPDAAVTYDAGKQRLFVSIPQAALKRSARGAVGPEKWDQGITAGMLDYQLNFARYSGSNYRNDTNPFAPPQNVFDGNPFAERDRTLQRNTLFAGLRAGFNYGDWRFRHFSTYNRGIDGKSRWQGINTYMQRDIASINGRLLIGDGNTPGNFFDSLPFRGVQLSSDDAMLPDSQQGYAPTIRGVAQTNARVTVRQNGYVIYSTFVAPGPFVIDDLYPTSSSGDLEVTIAEADGRQTKYTQAFSAVPTLLREGTWRYSATVGKYRNGFDGSSVLGIRSSLSQPVFMQATLARGLGNEFSIYGGLLMANMYQSLLAGVGKNLRDFGAVSVDLSSARTTDRTPINGVKTYDGQSVRFLYSKAFLTSGTNFRVAGYRYSTSGYRTFQEAVQMQDLRPFESFNSRRNEVRFEVSQQVGDLGTVFASARQQSYWGTSAKDRLVQLGYSGNYKQFGYSVFYNYTTSLNRPAVRQVMFTLSIPLGDTRASAQYAVTRDSTGRVNQQASVYGSAFDDSRLTYNVTAGAANQGGGSSGSASASYLSQVGRFDVGHSQGRGYGQSTFGVSGGVLIHGGGVTMSQPLGETIALVQAPKASGVGFESQPGVATDWAGNAIIPNLTPYRLNRLAIRTGDLGDTVEVKNAATEVVPTRGAVVVAKFETSVGFRLLMVLTDRKGRMLPLGSKIENEAGQEVGIVGPDGQAFVTGAGSSGQLTVRWGQDKADQCVVPYSLPDEKNPPPIRELNGQCAAAAPVDVQPKGAE
- a CDS encoding molecular chaperone → MCSNHRFRWVFAILLMLGLQGLAGAGVMLGGTRVILGERDREASIPVKNTGTSPYVVQSWIDAGEGKNKTPLLVTPPLSRLDPGMENILRIMRVQGDLPADRESVFWLNVKEIPEKSKEENVLQIAVRSRIKLFYRPSKLAGKSEESRGQLKWAVSAGAEGQGAVLKVGNPTPYHVTFTALNINSGQQLINADMVPPFGEMSYPLTTVKAPQAVQVNYTTLNDYGGETPEERVQVPAGAEPVAVKAELVPPPVPSADGAKR
- a CDS encoding fimbrial protein; the encoded protein is MQKSVLIKFASLAVAGVLSQGAFAADGTINFTGEIVDAPCSISPNSQNLTVPLGKVSRTAFDGGTAGTASIGKKATPAKFTIDLLGCGASATGATVSFSGVGDTDATLLRLANAGQVGVGAASGVAIELGDSTGAKIALNTGSSGEYILGLGDNSLKFQAAYIATKTAVTVGPANAVAQFTVAYK
- a CDS encoding NADP-dependent oxidoreductase, whose translation is MSSSLTNHQVRLAKRPEGTVTRENWKFTTEPVGEPAEGGVLVKTLSLSLDPAMRGWLNDAKSYIAPVAIDEVMRAGGVGRVIASKNPQFTVGDTVYGTLGVQEYILIPEDQVKRNGLVKIDLRVGTITQWLNVLGMPGMTGYFGLMDVGQPKAGETVVISGAAGAVGQTVGQLAKIKGCRVVGIAGGAAKCDWVVKELGFDACIDYKAGASAVREGLKTHCPKGVDIYFDNVGGEILDAVLARLARKARVIICGAISQYNNANSMPGAGPKNYLSLLVNRARMEGIVVFDYADRYPIAIAELAGYLKDGRMKSKEDVVSGIDTFPEALNKLFSGENFGKLILQIATD